CATAATTTATTTTTTTTCATATATCTAATTAATAAACCAATATATGTAGTTTTTTTCTTAGATTTACTTGTATCTAATTCTGTATTTAAGTCAGATTTTTTTAATCATCTTGAAACTCTAACTTGTGGTGTTGAAGATTCATTTAGCTTTTCATTGTCAAGCATCTGTTGTTCTTCTCTATCCATATAATCCCCTCATTTCTAAAAAATACCATTGCGTATTTTAAATATTTTACCACCAAAAGACAAAATAAAAAACACCAAAAGTGTTTTTAAATTTGATTTAAAATATCTGTTGCATTTTCCAATAATTTTGCACCATTTTTAAGTAAATTATTACTTGATGATTTAGAGTTTTTTAAATTTTGAGGTATTGCAAAATAAGGTTTGTTTTCATTGATTACTGCATTTACTAGTGGTTCAATTTCACTAAAGTTTGAATGTTCTAAGAATATCACTGCTTTTGATAACCCATTAATAATTCTAATATTCATTTCATTTTTATTATTAATTGATTTATATTTAAAATTGTTTGATTCTTCATATTCACTAATCACCAAGAAATCATAATAATCAATGTTTTTGTATTTGCTTCAATATTCACTTTCAACAAACTTTTGAAGAGGCTCTTTAGTTAATATTATTAGTTTTCCTTTTTTTGCAATTATGAAATCAATTATTCTATGATCAGAATCACTTTCTGCTGAAATTAAAACTGTTCTTTTTTCTTTTATCAAATCATTAACGACTGCCTTTATCGCATTATCATTATATTCGTCAAGATTATCAGAACTGCTAATATAAATAGTTTGAAAGTAGTTTTGTAATAATGAAATATTACCTAAATAATAAATAATGAATGAAGGTTTCATTATTTGCTTAAGATTATTGGGATACAATGGATTAATTATTGAAATGAAATTATTTGGTATTGAATTAGGAACCTGAATTAATTCCTGAGTTTCTATTTTTTCTTTTCTGTCTAATGCATCATAAATTTGTTCTCAATCTCCATGATACTTTAATGAGAAATATAATAAAACATTATCCATTATTAGTTTAAATACATTATTCTATTTGCAATAATTTCATTAAAGACATTAGCATTCTCTTTATTAATAGATGAATGCACTCTTGCTTCGATACCAACAACAGCTTGATCATGTAATGCAAACTCATCATTAATAGCAGAAGACCAAGCTTTAACGTTAATTAAATCGTCTTCATTTTTTCCCGTTTTTGATTTATAAGAGTTGGGGACTCTAACTACAAATTTGTATAACTTTGCGTTACCATCTTTTGAAGTATAAGCAACTTGTGCATCTCCTTCAATTTGTCCAATTATATTTACTAGATTCATATGAACTCCTTTTTGTTATTCGTCAGACACCTGACACAATATAATTAAGGAAAAAATAAAAAAAAATAACATTAAAAGTTATTTTCTAAAATATCTTTAATCGGTTTATAGCTTTTTCTATGAATTGGCAACACACCAAATTTTTTAGTTTTTTCTACATGCTCTTTAACACAATAACCTTTATGCAAATCAAAATTATATTCAGGATAAACTTTTGCATATTCAATCATTATGTTATCTCTTGTTGTTTTGGCTAAAATTGAAGCAGCTGCAATCGATTGACTTAAATCATCTCCTTTAATAAATGGTAAACAATTGTAATTCTCAATAACAATTTTTTCAGCATCAATTAAGCTTAC
This is a stretch of genomic DNA from Mesoplasma coleopterae. It encodes these proteins:
- a CDS encoding DNA-processing protein DprA, whose product is MDNVLLYFSLKYHGDWEQIYDALDRKEKIETQELIQVPNSIPNNFISIINPLYPNNLKQIMKPSFIIYYLGNISLLQNYFQTIYISSSDNLDEYNDNAIKAVVNDLIKEKRTVLISAESDSDHRIIDFIIAKKGKLIILTKEPLQKFVESEYWSKYKNIDYYDFLVISEYEESNNFKYKSINNKNEMNIRIINGLSKAVIFLEHSNFSEIEPLVNAVINENKPYFAIPQNLKNSKSSSNNLLKNGAKLLENATDILNQI
- a CDS encoding single-stranded DNA-binding protein, with protein sequence MNLVNIIGQIEGDAQVAYTSKDGNAKLYKFVVRVPNSYKSKTGKNEDDLINVKAWSSAINDEFALHDQAVVGIEARVHSSINKENANVFNEIIANRIMYLN